CAGAGAATCATGGAGCCATAATCAGGTGCCCCCCTACCTTATGCTTCACTCAGGGTGGGCACTGGCTCTATATAGACTCTGGCTCTATATATTCAATTATCATGTGAAAATGGATTGTGGAGCCTCACTGAGAAACAGACACTTTCACTGTTCTGGCCCTTCTGAAACCATTATCCTCATTTTTAATTAAGAAAGATAATATCCCAAAATTCCTACTATAGCCCCCCAACCCGATCCTCACAGAGGCCAACAGCAAAACTCGCATTGCCTTTAACAGTTCGGAATATTTGGCAATTTATTCTTTCCCCCTAAAATATCAACTAAACATGGTGTCAGGGGATTTCTTCAAATAAACAGTTTCACTTCAAATCACCAGtttcagaaaacaaagaaagaagtacAGATTAAAAAGAATGAAACAGACaagactgagggccagattctcagctgacaCAAATCGCCATAACTCCACTGACATGAATGGAATGatggtgatttacaccagctatgtCATCTAAAATTGAAATATGATTTTGACAGACTTAACAAAACAGAATGCATCAATGCACACTGAACTTACAGCTTTTAAAGAGCCATTTCTTGGGTCAAAGAGTAATATAGTTGCTTGGTGAGAGGGAACAGAAGAATCCTTTTTGTGTTCATAGAAGGTTACCAGTTTAGTTGTTAGAGCATCGTCCTTTGCACTGTAAGCAGGCATGACCCCTAAAAAtctttgaaagagaaaaaaatatacatttaacaTCAAATTTTGTAATTTGTTAGCTAACTAGCAAGAAGTTAATAAGCAACTGCTTTTGATCTCTAATGTAATATAGCCCTCTCTACAGCCCTACTTTTTCTCTTCTCCACTTCTAAATTGCATGACATTTTTTAGGCTATTTAAATATGTGTTTTCTAAAGAAGGATCTAATCTGCcctcagtgggagttctgccattgacttcagttcatCTTGGTACTGCAGAGGGCGGGCCGATGGGCACACTTTATAACAGCCTGAATGGCTGATCTTCACCATAGATTTTAAAGGACAAAAAGCACTTTCCCCATTCCCTTTGCAGCCAGCCAGAGAACTCGTTTGAAGGAAGCATcagccagggccgtccttacccatatgaAAACTACGCAGCTGCATAAGGCAccgggaaatttggggcacctgccTGCTGCTCCAGCCTGGTCGGGCACTTCAGAGACTGTAGCGGTTTGCAGAGTGCTCGCCAGGAGTAGACGGGGACAGGGGACAGGGGACACGACAGGAGAGGGGAAAGCTCGCTGCGCTCTGCCTGCCTTGTTGCTCTCATTGCAGTATCCGAGCTGGAAATCTCCCTAACCAGACACAGCCGGGGAATATCACAGCAGCTGCCCAAGGGCCAGCCAAGAAAGCCCTCACCGTGGGGAGGGACTGAGAAAGggatccctccctctccccactctgGCTCAGGACGAGAGGGGCGCCCGTGATGGGGATCCCTGGAGTGTGCACCCCTCCTCCCTACTTACCCGCTGTACTTCTGCACCGGCACCACGGTGCGCATGGGCTGCACGACGCCGCCCTCCGCGCCGCTGGAGAAATTGGCCAGGGCAGCTTCCAGCGAAGGGATCAGGAGGCTGGCGCGGTGCAAGTGCTTCTCCACCACCTCGGAGCCCAGGAAAACCGGCGGCGCAGCGCTCATGGTGACCAGCGCACGGGCCGGACGGGAGCACAGACTCTCGTGCGCCTCCGGCTGCAGCCTCTTGTGCCCGCTTGGCTGTAAGTTCTGTCCGGGACCCCCGCGGCCACCCTCCTTGCCAGGCTGCTGCAACTGCGCCACCTAGTGGGTGCACAAGACAGGGCCGGGATGTGACCCCGCTGCCACGTCCCAATTGCTATGGACGGAGCCCCCTTATCTTGGAAAGGGGGGAATCAGCGCGGGGGAATCTCAGGGCTACACGTCACGGGGGAGCGGGCGGCTCATTTTTCTCGTCATTCTCAGGAACGCGCTCTTATGGGGAACTCCCCCCACTGTGCGGCTCTCAGTCATTATTATCCCTTACTGTGGGGTGTCCCGCTCGCTGCGGAGGGAGGTCACCCGCCACGGGGAGAGGGTAAACCCACGGTGCGTGTGGGCAGGGGATAACGGAATGCCTCATGGAGGGAGCCTCCGTGGTGGGAACTGTCCCCGTCTgaacccagccctgcagcccgttTGTTCCACGTGGGTGACACGCTCTGGGCACGGGCAAGGCATTTCCCATACAGGAGCACATTGGTTCCCACGGGATCCCAGTTTTTGCAACGTCTCTTCACTAACCCCACGCCCTGCGCTGTggagtcaccactcctgccccagctACTGAGGGAGCCTACGAAATCTCCGGGTACGAGCgcagctatgaaaggggagaatGCGGGACTGGTGGTGGCTATTTATTTAACCGTGGGGCACGGGGCCTCGAACCGCCCCCCGCTCACCCGTGCGCCGCCCAAAGAAGAACTGATCACTGGGCACAGCGCACACACAGCCCTGGCGGGCACCCCACCAGGGGCGCGTCTCAAGAGACGGCGGGGGCCAATGGCGAGCCGTGGGAATTACTAGCGGGAGTGGGAGGGGCTTTGCGCCGCCACGCAGGCGCACGCCGCACACCATTCGGCCGCACGGAGCGAGCTGTGACAGAGGACCGTCTGGGTGTCTCGTCCAATCCCGAGCAGGGAGCAGTAGAGGCTGCTTGCCTACAGCTAGAAGGTCAAAGCGACGCGGTGTATGCTGGGAAGGCAGAGTCATCCTCCGGTGGCGCCATCTTGTTTCTCTCAGCGGACGCCGGGGACAGCTGCGGGAGCGGCACGGAGAGGATGAAGGGGATCCCGACGATCGCTCGTTCCCTCTCGGTGAGTGCGGCGGGATGGGGGGCAGAGCGAGGAGTCCCTACACCcggaagggggctggggctgcggcggGGTTGACCCTGGGCTCGCTGTCGGGTAAGGGGACCAAGggcagcccccttccctgctgaGGTGCGGAGCTGAGACCGAGGGAGGGGCGTGTGGGAGAGTGGAGCGGAACCCGCGGCGGTGCCGGGTGtccggggcagggagcggggctgaGCGTCTGAAGGTCACCTCGGCCCCAGCCCGACACTCGCTCGGCGGGTGGGAGTCCGCGCCTGTCCCCGGCCAGAGCAGCTTCCCTCGGGCTCCCGTAGGGACCCGCTACCTGCCCTTCTCCCTACCACCCGGAGACGAGCAGTCTGTTCCCTGCTGGGGGAGGCCGGGCTGGATAGCCTGGGCCGCCGCTCCGAGTTCCCGTGGGAGCCGCGCAGTGAACAGGTGTGGGAGGAGTTCCTCGGGAGGCAGGTGACGGGATCGCCTTCCCTTGCCAGCGTTATTCCCTGCAGGGCTCTTGAACCTGCATCCTCCCCTTGTTAGTGCCTTAGCCTGCCCCGTTTGCTCTTGGATTTGACTTGTGTCAGGCACGTACTGGAGAAACTCTAACCATTATTGCGGGCCTACTGGGAAAGGTGCCTTCTCTGTTGCAGATAGTGGCACAGGTAGGCTAATACATATCTTGGGAGCCCTAGTATTTTTCTGTATAAATTGTAGATATGTCTGTACTGCTGACTCAAAGTGGGGAAAGAGTCTGGAGATTAAGTAATTATCACCTTTGTGGTGATAAAACCTATATTGAGATACTAGTAGCTTCAAAATATATTAACCAGACCTGTCACTAAGTGAAAAGCATGTAATAGCGTAACCAGAAAGACACGGTAACTTATGTTAATGGCCTAAAGATCAACAACATGTCTGATTGGTTCATTTCTTTATGTCACTTAATTTTTACTTGTTACTCTCAGGTTTTGGGGAGAAAGTGAGTCTTTAGATGAAAAGTAGACTTAATATGTGAGGAAGTGAGTAATGATGTTTCACACTTGAAGTTTGATTATACTTCTTGGTTTGGGGAATTTTAGGCTGTGTGGGATGCTCTTATGTCATTGTCTATCTCTTCAGTTTGGAGGCCTTCCATTTCTGACTTTTGACTACTGCTGTATTTTCTTTGCAGTCCTGAGTCTAACCCAGAGGCGCACAAGCAGTGGGATGCCctccccagggggaggggacaccaCAAGACTATTAAGGGTGCAAGAACCTGACAGTGTGCTGAAGGCCAGGGTCAGGAGGGGCTCTGTCCATGGCTCCCTGCTCTTCTTGCTGTGGAACAGCAGATATCTTTCTCTGCTGGAGAGGCTACCCGGCCCCCCACGCTACCCTGGACTACTGGCCCTGCTGGACAGAACCCTCTCCTGACCAGTAGTACAGAGCCCTGTCTGCTTTCCCTACCAGACAGGCCCCGTGCTAGGGAAGCCGTGGGGGCTGACAAGGCCACTGCAGGGAACAGAAGGCTTTCTTGACTGCCACATGGTGACTAGCCCCCCGGATAtatggggggtggagtgggggtggtaTATATAGGAAATGAATTTCCAAAGGGGGGGCTCAGCTAAAAAAGTTTGAGACTGTTTTGTTCAAAGTCAATATGTCATCTATGCAGTTATTAGTGAAGTTGGGTCAATTTGCTGGTCGGTGCTGCCCTAAGGGTAGGGACACTTATACCAAGGAGTTAAGAGTGTCACTTTCACATGTTATATTAGATTTTAGGTAAATTCCATGTGATTAATTGTTTGGTGAGTTGAAGTAGGGACCACATATTATGCTGTATTAAATATTTAGTTACATGAAAATTATATAACAGTGCAATATGGAATCAGTGATAATAATCGAGGTCCCAAGTAGTCTGAGACTGTAGAATTAATTTTGTAATTCTTAAATTTGTAGTTCTTCACCTGTGATTTTTGAATGGGCTCCTACAGGAATGTGAAACTGCTCAGATTAAACCCTCAGAGAGTAGAAGATGTGTTAGCCATCCTGCCGTACAGTTTTGAAATACATTAACCATTGTATTAATGTGTTCTGTTAGATACTGTAGTGATACATAATTTGAAAGTAGAAATACGTACCTCTTGAATCTATCCTgatgttgttttttgttttagaagAGGTTTTATTCTCTCAGCGTTGCTCCCAAAGTTAAAGCATCAGCAACTGCAGAGCAAGGAAAGTTACGTCTACAGCCACAGGATCTCGAGGTCAGTGCAAAtggatttttaactttttttttttgtattggaCTGAACCAGATCACAAAGGAATAGTGTGGTGACCCTGATCTTCAATGGACCACTAAACCGTAATAggtctttatttttctttataatacaGATCACAAAATTACCAAATGGTTTAGTGATTGCATCTCTGGAAAACTATTCCCCTGCTTCAAGAATTGGTGTGTTCATTAAAGCAGGTAGCAGATATGAAACCACCAACAATTTGGGAACCTCCCATTTGCTCCGTCTTGCATCAAACTTGGTAGGTATCTTTCCTCTATTTAATTCTTTGAAGACAGGTAAAATGTTGAAATGCTTGagatcttttagagaaacccacataATTAAAATTAATCTATGGGTACGGGATTGCTTAAGTGAATGATAATGATGCATCATTCCACCTCTGATTTCTTGGTTCATATAGAACACAGGTGGCTAGTGAAAAAACTGTTACCATATGATGACATTAGTTGTCTGGGAGAAATGAATCGATGACCCGTACTTTCTAGTAGTCAGAAATTTGTCACAAACAGCCAGAACCATTGATACATTAATTCAGTGTTGCTCTGTACGAAATTGAGTTATTGCACCAATCTCTTAATGAGGCTACACACAGAATGCAGTAAAAGATAAATTGAATGTTTAATAGGTATTTACTATTTAATTGACTTCCAAATAAAGTTTTTCTTACTGATAAGAAAATCTTAAACTCTGGGGTGCCTTATGAGGTCTTACTGAGTTCAGTTTCACTCCCCGGTGAACTGATTAGTGAATAGGCATATCTGTGGTTGTAGATGAAACCATCTTTTTAGATACTGACCTGGTTATTAATTATAGTTATAGACTTAATACTGCCCATGCTGTTTTAGCTGTCTCCCGCTGCTTAAGTGTGTTCAATAAAACTGATATCTTGATCTTTTTAACAGCATGTTAATTTTAGTTATTTGGCTAAGAATTCAAGATTATGAAAACATGTTAGTACacacaagaaaatgaaaaaatatttcttggTAAACAGACTGGAAATATCTTATTTTAATGTTGTGCCTAGGATTATATTTAATAACTTGATGCAAATAAAATTGTTCTTGGAGTGCCTAAAAGTGTAAAAACAACTTCTGTGTTTTTATAGACTACTAAGGGAGCCTCTTCCTTCAAAATTACTCGTGGCATTGAAGCTGTTGGAGGTAACCTAAGGTTTGTAACTATTATTTAAAGATAATCTGTATTGCTGAGAAAACAATGGAAACTGCAGGTAGTATGGCTAAAACTTCCATGTGCAAAATGACCCAAAGTGCcaaaaaatgaatgaatgaataaacaGACATGCCCAAGGAACATTATACTACATAGACAGATCTGCCTGATGTGATTATATGTAAACTGTGATGCATGCATCTTCTTTTCATGCTTCAAAAATTATCTGTAATAGACAAAAAATAACTTGTTCTCTACTCCTTTATCATAATAGAGCAAAACATTTAAAGACCAATTATTCAGAGTCTTACAAACGAAAAATTTGAAAGAGAATACAAGTGTACATGAGTTTTAGCAGCTTTTGTAATTGGTGGGGAATTTAAAGTACAAAAAGTAACTTAGAAATACAGAAGACTGCTGATTTTTTGAATGCATTCTTGTATGTATTCTATTACAATATATATTAAAGTTGCTCAGTGGATATTAAGTTGAAGGTACAGCCTTTGACTCCAAAGGGGATAGGTTTATActttatttaagtatttatataAGGTGGCTTGGTTTTTACTGAATATGAACAGAAAGACAAAAGTGAAATACACTTCTCTCTTTTGGCATGTTTTCTGGGCAATTCTACCTAAATTCTGTTCAGATTGCAATTTAAAAATTTAATGATAAAATGTCAAATTGTACCTGAATTACAGATGCCTCATAGCTATTGGCATTTTTCAGAATTTGTGTAGAGGTGGGAGATGTTTTTACATTAGCACTTTTTTTTATCCATTTGAATGTTTAAAAGACCAGTacagtctttttttaaataatggagtTTTTGCATTCTGGTCCAGAATTTGGACAAGGGAATTTACATCAATACGGAACATATGTTCAAATCCAGTATTTTCAACATAACTTTCTGAAATGGATCTATATTTCTTCTCACTTAGTGTAACCTCCACAAGAGAGAACATGATTTATTCTGTTGAATGCCTACGTGACTATGTGTAAGTATCCAGATGTAACAATTGAGTTTACGGTATATTCTGCAAGAAACCACAGTAGTTAAGCTACAGAATACCATTATTTTAAGGGGAAGGAACAACATCACTTATGCCCTTATTGTATACTTTGATAAAGTAAAATGGTTTGACACTGTACTTGATTACGTACAGTTTTGCAGTGTTCACGTGGGTGCTTTGTAGCATGAAATTGGACTCTTACTAATGTACACAATGGTCTATCAATACAGTATATCTTGGATATGTTTGGGTATGTGCTGCTTTATATTcacttttatttaaagaaatctTTAACTAGATTCCTTCATAACTTTGCCTTTTTGTTTCAGTGATACAGTAATGGAGTACCTAATTAATGTCACTACAGCTCCAGAATTCAGATCTTGGGAAGTAACAGAGCTTCAGGCACAACTGAAAGTTGATAAAGCAGTTGCCTTTCAAAATCCACAAGTTAGTAAGTATGCTTTCCAATGACCAGCTATGACAGTTTCACAAGaatatttttacacacacacacacacacacacgattagGGAAAATTAACTGGAGTGGTCAAATTGCTCAAAGTTAAGTGAAGAATCCGCTTTACATTTGTGATATATATATTCTTCACTTAACTTTGAGCAATTTGACCACTCCAGTTAATTTTCCCTAATCAGAAATGAATAGGGAGATACAGCAGAGTAAGCCCATTTTATAAATGAAGCCATTTGCATTATAAAAACTTTCTTATGAGAAAGCTATTTAAGATTGAATGGATAAATGGCTTCTTGAAGTTCTCTGGAATTTTACTACCTATGCtgtataaaacaaacattttcaataAACTAATCTAAATTGCAATCTAGTCTTATATCAATATGTTAGTAATAACCCAACTAAGATGTGAGCTTGCTCCAGGGTAACTTAGAGATCTTGAGACTTCAGCCCTATCATCTAAGTAATGCTAGTATTCCTGTATGACACTTATTGTTTTGGATCATTTTAGTCATATTGAAGTCTCCAAACTTTCATGCCCTGTTGATTTCTGAAGTTCTGTTCCAGTCTCTGGGAAACTGGTAGCTTATTTTGAAGCACAGCCACTTTTCCTAAAACTCCAACACACTGAAGAACAGGTGATGTTCAAAtaagtattttttaaatgataaaattGAATCATGTTAGTTTCTTTAAGCTTATCTGAAAATAGGTGGTTTGTCTGCAAGCCATATTCCTGATATTTTGATGACTCTTTTTTCTGACCAAGATATTGAACTATTAAAAGCTGAGTATTTTATACAATATTATTCATAAGGAGTAGTTAAGATAATTTATAAAAACATATATGTAATGTTTATTGTGCAAATATACAATTATTACTTTTGAGGAAACATTACAGCTTCTTCTGTAAAAGTACTAAACTGCCTAAACActcctgttttttaaaagggTTGGTAAGCATGATCTACCATGTCAGTTCTTAAAGGacatctttaaaagaaaaaacaattggGTTTAAGTAATATAGATGTAACACCAAAAGCAAGAAAATATAAAGTTAGAGGCACTGTTCTTAAACCCATCCTATTTGTATCTAGCTATTGGAGGGCGGGTTTCAGATCTATATGTTGTTTGCTATTACATGTTGTATTACTGTGTATGTAATACTTAGGCATAAGACCATTGAGGGCTGAATGTCAGCTTTATCAAGAAGTGAAAATTCGGAACAGTTAAGCTctgaaagggttcagagaagtgtAATAAGTGATAAAGaagaaactgggattgtttgctTTACAAAGGAGTTGTATGAGGGGGAACATAAGTACACAAATTATTAGTATTATAAAAGGTAAACAGGAAGTGTCTGTTCTCCCGGTCTCAGAACAAGGGAAACTCAATGAAATCAAGTGACAGGAAATCCAAAAGtgatagaagaaaatacttttaACACAACGCATAATGACTTCAGTTTAATTGCCACACTGTGCTGTTTAGGTGAagaactgagattcaaaaagggattggagTTCTCTATGGATAATAATATTCAGATTCGTTAAAATTTAATGCtaaatatcctttttttttttaaagtgatgctTTAGGGTTTAAGACAATTTCTAATTTGTAGGGATAAAGTTGAGACCTCCTGTGGATTATTCCACCTCTGCCTAATACAGAATTTCTTGtgatttcctctgaagcatgtgatGTTGAATGGGTACTAGATGAAACAGACCACAATGCTGATCCATTTTCACAATTCCTGTGTTCATCCCATCTCTACTCTACAGTGAAAGTAGCtattgtcacggagtgtggggagtctggccctgcacccctcttcctgggactctcagtgactctcagccagccagtaaagcagaaggtttattggacaacaggaacacaggctacagcacaaccaggacccctcaattgagtccttctggggttcagggaGCTTGGTTCCCAGCGTCGGATTCCCTGAACTCTCCCCCCAAGCCCCAAACCGAAAACTGACCtcaccctctccactcagctcctatcctttgtctagctcccctcccccctcctagCTCATGTTTCAGGCTGACTACCTGTCTCTCATCTAAACTGCTCTctggctctcccatctcccacacagacagcccctgctccatcacagcTATTAAACTACATTTTAGTAAGAGTCTGtttcttctgttcttttttttttttaggtgttCTTGAAAACTTGCATGCTGCAGCTTATCGGAATGCTCTTGCTAACTCCTTGTACTGTCCGGATTATGCAGTTGGGAAAATTACACCAGAGCAGGTATGAATATATATTTCATATTGTAGCCACAGTATAAAGAGTCACACCTAATCTGCCACTCTAGTTTCTTTTGTAAAACTATTCTCTCATGACACTAGCAATCACTTAAAGCTGCATGCTTGGCTTATTCAATTCTCCCAAAGCGAGACTCCTGTATAGATTTGTCATGCGTCCCCATCTCAAATGTTAGTCTGCTGCTGAAGTAAAGTCAGTCTTTTTCTGACTGTAAATTCAGTTATTGGGTATAAATTCTCTTGTCACTCTTGAGAACTGTGATTCCAAAGCCTTTGAAAAGGCTACGTTGTATTATGTGTCTGGCTTTCTATTACTTATCAGTAGGACCCGCACTGAAGTGCAGATATCCATGTACAAAGAGCTAGTGACTTCCACATAGTGACATTAGTGTGCTGCTACCACTATGGGGAGAGTCCATAAAACAGTCTGTCCTGTAAGCAACTGCTGTTAGAAGCATCAGGACTTGCTGCATTCTGAATTACAACATTTGAACAATGGATACAGCTACTTACGGAACTGCAGTGAAAATTACCAGCAGTTTAACAGCTAAAACTGCAGTTCTCTCGAGGGCACTCAGAATaaataaactaaataaaaaatCAGGTGGGTCTGGCTCTTTCCAGCTTATGATTTGTGTGCATATATATGTTTTGGAGTTGTTTTAAGTTTATGTATTTGGGGAAATATGTTTAGAATTTCTCTTGCAGAGATTGATGCACAGAATTTCCCATTAAGATTAGAgcataatttccttttttttaaaaaagtatctgTGCCCCTAAATTCTGTGTAACTGGCAACTGTTGTCACTTTTACAGTGATAAGAAGTGCTGTTGCAAGATCAAACTTTATTCAAAGCTTGAGGTTTTTTTCGTGGTTTTTATAAAAATTGAACCAGTTCTGTAGATGACCTGATTCCTGGTCAATTTTGGAAATATTTAAACAGCACTCATTTGAGTCAAGGCAATTGTAGATACCATCTTTTTCAAACTTCCTTATTGACCTAAGACATTGGAGCTCCAATTCTATCTGTAACAGCTCTTTCATGCTAGTAGCAACACcatctttgctctgtgaaagagCCTTTAAAGCAGTGGTCACCAGCCGGTAGATCGCAATCGCCTGGTCGATCACTGAGCCTCTGCCAGTCGATCGCAGTCTCCGTCCACTAAAAGTCTGGCAGCGCAGCAAGgctagggcaggctccctgctccgCTCCGGGAAGTGGCCAGCACCCCCCTGTGTGGGGGAAAGGAGTTtctgcactgctcctgcctgtAGGTGCCactccaacagctcccattggccgggaactcaTTTGAAAAACTTCAAATGAGTAACCTGACACATGgttgttgcctttttttttatttgtggaaATAATCTAACACGCACAACATTATTGTTGCAGCTGCACCAGTTTGTACAGAACAACTTCACAAGTGCAAGAATGGCTCTAGTGGGACTAGGTATGTGTGTTTAATTAGTGTATGTCTTATGTATCATACTGTGCATTAAAAGAAAACTATAGAAGTAATCAAACTTCATCTATACAAGTAGAACTCTTAAAGTACATCTAAAGTACTTATTGTTAGCCATCTCTAGTTAATTTTCTAATACTGTTAATTTACAAGCGAttctttttaatataaatattatattgCAGGTGTAAGCCATTCTGAACTAAAACAAGTTGGAGAGCAATTTCTAAATatcaggagtggggctggttcTTCTGGTGTTAAAGCCCAATATCGTGGAGGTAAActcagtctgtgtgtgtgagaggtggGGTTTTTTGAT
The nucleotide sequence above comes from Mauremys reevesii isolate NIE-2019 linkage group 10, ASM1616193v1, whole genome shotgun sequence. Encoded proteins:
- the LOC120373272 gene encoding cytochrome b-c1 complex subunit 2, mitochondrial — its product is MKGIPTIARSLSKRFYSLSVAPKVKASATAEQGKLRLQPQDLEITKLPNGLVIASLENYSPASRIGVFIKAGSRYETTNNLGTSHLLRLASNLTTKGASSFKITRGIEAVGGNLSVTSTRENMIYSVECLRDYVDTVMEYLINVTTAPEFRSWEVTELQAQLKVDKAVAFQNPQVSVLENLHAAAYRNALANSLYCPDYAVGKITPEQLHQFVQNNFTSARMALVGLGVSHSELKQVGEQFLNIRSGAGSSGVKAQYRGGEIREQNGESLVHAAIVAEGVATGSAEANAFSVLQHILGAGPLIKRGSNISSKLFQAIAKATSQPFDAAAFNVNYSDSGLFGIYTISQASDAGEVIKAALNQVKAIAQGSITDEDVTRAKNHLKATYLMLVETSDGLLDEIGSEALAFGIYTSPTAVIQNIDSIATADIVNAAKKFVDGKKSMAASGNLGNTPFVDEL